A window of the Dunckerocampus dactyliophorus isolate RoL2022-P2 chromosome 21, RoL_Ddac_1.1, whole genome shotgun sequence genome harbors these coding sequences:
- the prmt6 gene encoding protein arginine N-methyltransferase 6, with product MSQTAKKRKCDKTRQDNLYFDSYSDVTIHEEMIADHVRTNTYRLAILTNSESIRGKVVLDVGAGTGVLSMFCVQAGAKKVYAVEACSIAEQAVKIIKHNSMDDTIQVIRGTVETVELPEMVDVIVSEWMGYALLHESMLNSVLYARDKWLKNPGGVILPNKAELFITPISEPVVEDRLYFWYTLKDKYGVDMSCMSDFARKCIKNSDISVSPVTAEDVLSHPARFAELDLYTATVEQMRSVKGHFRCESFGSAAVNAFCVYFTVSFPCPDKPQALVLSTSPFKPETHWKQAVLYLDEPVDVMQDTLVSGEVNMYPSEESDRHICIHLEYTVGQQKTQSKTFSIPDWTAETLS from the coding sequence ATGTCGCAAACGGCGAAGAAACGAAAATGCGATAAAACCCGACAGGACAACCTTTATTTTGATAGCTATTCAGATGTGACAATTCATGAAGAAATGATAGCGGACCATGTACGAACCAACACGTACAGACTAGCCATTTTGACGAATAGCGAGTCAATTCGAGGTAAGGTTGTACTGGACGTGGGGGCAGGAACCGGCGTTCTGAGCATGTTCTGTGTACAAGCCGGCGCCAAAAAGGTGTACGCAGTCGAAGCGTGTTCCATCGCCGAACAAGCTGTGAAAATTATCAAACACAACAGCATGGACGACACAATCCAAGTCATAAGAGGCACTGTCGAGACTGTGGAGTTACCGGAAATGGTGGATGTGATTGTGAGCGAGTGGATGGGTTATGCTCTCCTGCACGAGTCAATGCTCAACTCGGTCCTGTACGCTCGCGACAAGTGGTTGAAAAATCCCGGCGGGGTTATTCTGCCCAACAAAGCCGAACTCTTCATCACACCCATCAGCGAGCCAGTGGTGGAGGACCGCTTATACTTCTGGTACACGCTCAAGGACAAGTACGGCGTGGACATGTCCTGTATGAGTGACTTTGCCAGAAAATGCATCAAGAACTCGGACATTTCTGTCAGCCCGGTCACCGCCGAGGACGTGCTCTCCCACCCTGCCCGCTTCGCCGAGCTGGACCTGTACACGGCCACGGTGGAGCAGATGCGGTCGGTCAAGGGTCACTTCAGGTGCGAGTCTTTCGGCTCTGCGGCAGTGAACGCTTTCTGCGTCTACTTCACGGTCTCCTTCCCCTGCCCGGACAAACCGCAAGCGCTCGTTCTGTCCACGTCCCCGTTCAAGCCCGAAACCCACTGGAAGCAAGCGGTTCTGTACCTGGATGAGCCCGTGGACGTGATGCAAGACACCCTGGTGAGCGGTGAGGTCAACATGTACCCCTCGGAGGAAAGTGACAGACATATATGCATTCATCTGGAGTACACCGTCGGACAGCAGAAAACACAGTCTAAGACTTTCTCTATCCCCGACTGGACCGCTGAGACGCTGTCGTAG